In Eleginops maclovinus isolate JMC-PN-2008 ecotype Puerto Natales chromosome 10, JC_Emac_rtc_rv5, whole genome shotgun sequence, the following proteins share a genomic window:
- the LOC134870835 gene encoding uncharacterized protein LOC134870835 produces the protein METRGWSCVLGFLCLPAEVLLHTWTVSQEPSSISIKKVNSSAEITCSSSLSDPVNLILERRFHSGEEVMFLYLKNGKIAKKTPNAEFKPRVHVSERKQLDGGLGITFKISLLQLHDTNLYYCIWTYMYEDVSPMKLQTNGTIIIVRERELQENCGSHTMNLVLIGFSVTAFIIILFLCTGAMILRRKRFKKRFIPGRPVEAPRPPRPQHLCPQHQPYLMTSVSTLDFRGIL, from the exons ATGGAGACCCGCGGCTGGAGCTGTGTGTTGGGGTTCCTCTGCCTGCCTGCTGAGGTCCTGCTGCACACCTGGACAg TTTCTCAGGAgccctcctccatctccatAAAGAAGGTAAACTCCTCCGCTGAGAtcacctgctcctcctctctgtccgaCCCCGTGAACCTGATCCTGGAGAGGAGGTTTCACAGCGGAGAAGAGGTCATGttcctgtatttaaaaaatggaaaaatagcAAAGAAAACCCCGAATGCAGAGTTTAAACCCCGGGTTCATGTATCAGAACGAAAGCAGCTGGATGGAGGCCTTGGTATCACCTTTAAgatctctctgctgcagcttcacGACACCAACCTGTACTACTGCATCTGGACCTACATGTACGAGGACGTAAGCCCTATGAAACTGCAAACCAATGGCACCATCATCATAGTCAGAG agagagagctgcaggagaacTGCGGAAGTCACACGATGAATCTCGTCCTGATCGGATTCAGTGTGACAGCGTTCATCATCATCCTGTTCCTCTGCACTGGAGCCATGATTCTGAGACGCAAACGA tttaAGAAACGCTTCATCCCGGGTCGACCTGTTGAAGCCCCCCGACCCCCCAGGCCTCAGCACCTCTGTCCTCAACATCAGCCGTACTTAATGACGTCCGTCAGCACTCTGGACTTCAGGGGGATCCTGTAG
- the narf gene encoding nuclear prelamin A recognition factor yields the protein MSEVSVPKRKEKCENCTNQCNKKQSEDGAHSHLEKEEVNGQVPEGSSLLLSSCLSCDGCLSEEESLKISQQNLEELERVLALNKKCDVSKHRVLVASVCPQSLPFFAVKFGVDITEAAHKLCGFLKSLGVHFVLDSTVAAGFSILESQKEFVQRFRRRNHDSTALPMFTSSCPGWIRYSERVLGSLVTPHICTARSPQQIMGCLVKDFFSKQQKLSPEKVFHVLVAPCFDKKLEAVREEFYNSLLESRDVDCVLTSGEIYYLMEQRRVSVEELDSVPLDHVLGEAGDAALLRHEGRGSEGFLEHVFKHAAKELFGLEVQEVTYKTLRNRDFQEVTLERDGETLLQFAAVYGFRNIQTLVHRMRKGRVPYQLVEVLSCPGGCLSGRGQAESDGGGRVDKALVQQMEDAYSSLPVRLPELNPALQTLYQDWLQGHDSTHTHTLLHTHYSSQTHTQPPHMQW from the exons ATGTCAGAGGTCAGCGTACCAAAGCGCAAGGAGAAGTGCGAGAACTGCACCAACCAG TGCAACAAGAAGCAGAGTGAAGATGGTGCACATTCACACCTGGAGAAAGAGGAGGTCAATGGACAG GTCCCTGAAGGCTCCTCCCTGCTGCTGAGCTCCTGTCTGTCCTGTGACGGCTGTCTGTCAGAGGAGGAGAGTCTGAAGATCTCTCAGCAGaacctggaggagctggagcgAGTGCTGGCGCTCAACAAG AAGTGTGATGTGTCGAAGCACCGGGTCCTGGTGGCGTCGGTGTGTCCGCAGTCCCTGCCGTTCTTCGCTGTCAAGTTCGGAGTGGACATCACAGAGGCGGCGCACAAACTCTGCGGCTTCCTCAAGAGTCTGG GAGTGCACTTTGTGTTGGACAGCACTGTGGCTGCAGGCTTCAGTATCTTGGAGAGTCAGAAGGAGTTTGTTCAGAGGTTTCGCCGGAGGAACCACGACTCCACCGCTCTGCCCATGTTCACCTCCTCCTGCCCGG ggtggATCCGGTACTCGGAGCGTGTTCTGGGCAGTTTGGTGACGCCTCACATCTGCACAGCCAGGTCTCCTCAGCAGATTATGGGATGTCTGGTCAAAGACTTCTTCTCCAAACAGCAG AAGCTGAGTCCAGAGAAGGTGTTCCATGTGTTGGTGGCTCCATGTTTCGATAAGAAGCTGGAGGCGGTCAGAGAGGAGTTTTACAACAGCCTGCTGGAGAGCCGGGACGTGGACTGTGTCCTCACCTCAG gGGAGATCTATTACCTGATGGAGCAGAGGAGGGTCTCAGTGGAGGAGCTGGACTCGGTTCCACTGGACCACGT gctggGGGAGGCCGGAGACGCGGCGCTGCTGAGGCACGAGGGCCGAGGATCCGAAGGCTTCCTGGAGCACGTGTTCAAACACGCTGCTAAAGAGCTGTTCGGTCTGGAGGTTCAGGAGGTCACCTACAAGACTCTGAG GAACAGGGACTTCCAGGAGGTGACTCTGGAGCGGGACGGGGAGACGCTGCTGCAGTTCGCTGCGGTGTACGGCTTCAGGAACATCCAGACCCTGGTTCACCGCATGAGGAAGGGCCGGGTCCCCTACCAGCTGGTGGAGGTGCTGTCCTGCCCCGGAG GGTGTCTGAGCGGCCGGGGTCAGGCGGAGAGTGATGGGGGGGGCCGTGTGGATAAAGCTCTGGTGCAGCAGATGGAGGACGCCTACAGCAGCCTGCCGGTCCGCCTCCCCGAGCTGAACCCCGCCCTGCAGACTCTGTACCAGGACTGGCTGCAGGGCCAcgactccacacacacacacacactgctgcataCACACTACagcagccagacacacacacagcccccaCACATGCagtggtga
- the LOC134870515 gene encoding cytochrome b-245 chaperone 1 homolog: MGYMMVEEHSGTLLHLKRSPGIRSWSLLVGIASVGFAAAYYSSDSLLWKLFYVTGCVFVAMQNMEEWEEAVFDKTKNLIELKTFSLYALVLTLWKKGHEKTVLDLTQLCDVCVQEEKVRYLGKGYLLMLRLAAGFSYPLTQSAMLGGRSDVEALAALLKRFLGLEELQQRRLKEEEAQYGGEEEEEDSLDNSSDSEKEAEKR; the protein is encoded by the exons ATGGGATACATGATGGTAGAAGAGCACAGCGGCACGCTGCTCCACCTGAAGAGATCTCCAGGCATCCGCTCCTGGTCTCTGCTCGTTG GTATAGCATCTGTTGGGTTTGCGGCTGCATACTACAGCTCAG ACAGCTTGTTGTGGAAGCTGTTCTACGTGACGGGCTGCGTGTTTGTGGCCATGCAGAACAtggaggagtgggaggaggcCGTGTTCGACAAAACCAAAAACCTGATCGAGCTCAAGACTTTCAGTTTGTACGCTCTAGTGTTGACGCTATGGAAGAAAGGCCACGAGAAAA ctgtGTTGGATCTGACACAGCTGTGTGACGTCTGCGTTCAGGAGGAGAAAGTTAGATATCTGGGGAAGGGATACCTGCTGATGCTGAGGCTGGCTGCAGGATTCTCCTACCCCCTCACCCAGAGCGCCATGCTGGGGGGACGCAG TGATGTGGAGGCGCTGGCTGCCTTGTTGAAACGTTTCCTGGgtctggaggagctgcagcagcgcaggctgaaggaggaggaggctcagtatggaggggaagaggaggaggaggattctTTGGATAACAGCAGTGATTCAGAGAAGGAAGCAGAAAAACGATGA
- the hexd gene encoding hexosaminidase D has product MNNPPWPKGKKLVHLDLKGAPPRVGYLHKLIELFSQLGADGLLVEYEDMFPYEGELQLLQSKQHPAYSREEVLSMQEFAKSKGLEVIPLVQTFGHMEFVLKHGPLSSLRETAPCIGTLNPHREEGLQLLMEMLKQVVELHPGVKTLHIGADEVYLLGEGEESKLWLSTPERTVEQLFLSHVTKVAGAVKAAWPNISIIMWDDMLRGMCPDTLKASGLVGLVQPMLWDYTPNLDVDKTVSLLEKYCSAGLCDVWAASSFKGSTCVHTCVPNTQRHLDNNERWLQVAASVSAAVHLQGIALTGWQRYDHLSVLCELMHVALPSLAACLQTLILGQFSAEAQRNVTERLGIPSVEVEDIGRTSADDSLFPGRRLAELTVELNALLNSEDIRFFDNNMYVRGWFSPYHRQRKMVTSLISRQIHSQASTYLGPMQEKVEALKEEMVRLYPDSTAEEWIEEHVSPVMAPLQRITEDFTSCLNETQP; this is encoded by the exons ATGAATAATCCACCATGGCCGAAAGGGAAGAAACTAGTTCACCTGGATCTGAAAGGAGCCCCTCCAAGAGTAGGATACCTGCACAAG CTGATAGAGCTGTTCTCCCAGCTGGGGGCGGACGGTCTGCTGGTGGAGTATGAAGACATGTTTCCCTATGAGggggagctgcagctgctgcagtccAAACAGCACCCAGCTTACAG CCGAGAGGAGGTTTTATCCATGCAGGAGTTTGCTAAATCAAAAGGCTTGGAGGTCATCCCGCTTGTGCAGACGTTTGGTCACATGGAA TTTGTGTTGAAGCACGGGCCCCTGAGCAGCCTGAGGGAAACGGCCCCCTGCATCGGGACCCTGAACCCCCACAGAGAGGAGGGTCTGCAGCTGCTGATGGAGATGCTGAAGCAAGTGGTGGAGCTGCACCCGGGAGTAAAGACTCTGCACATCGGGGCGGACGAG GTGTACTTACTGGGGGAAGGTGAGGAATCCAAGCTGTGGCTCTCCACCCCTGAACGCACCGTGGAGCAGCTGTTCCTGAGTCATGTGACCAAAGTGGCCGGGGCAGTGAAGGCAGCATGGCCGAACATCAGCATTATCATGTGGGACGACATGCTGAGAGGCATGTGCCCGGACACACTGAAGG CGAGCGGCCTGGTGGGACTGGTCCAGCCCATGCTGTGGGACTACACCCCGAATCTGGACGTGGACAAGACTG TGTCCCTGCTGGAGAAGTACTGCAGTGCAGGTCTGTGTGATGTGTGGGCGGCGAGCTCCTTTAAAGGCTCCACCTGCGTCCACACCTGTGTGCCGAACACCCAGAGACATCTGGACAACAATGAGAGGTGGCTGCAGGTCGCTGCCTCCgtctctgctgctgttcacCTGCAGGGCATCGCTCTTACAGGCTGGCAGCG GTATGACCACCTGTCCGTGCTGTGTGAGCTGATGCATGTCGCTCTTCCTTCGCTCGCAGCCTGTCTGCAGACGCTCATCCTCGGTCAGTTCAGTGCCGAGGCTCAGAGAAACGTGACGGAGAGACTGGGTATCCCTTCAGTGGAGGTGGAGGACATCGGGAG GACTTCTGCAGACGACTCTCTGTTCCCAGGAAGGAGGCTGGCTGAGTTAACCGTGGAGCTCAATGCACTCCTGAACTCTGAGGACATACGATTTTTTGACAACAACAT GTACGTCAGAGGATGGTTCAGCCCTTACCACCGACAGAGGAAAATGGTCACCTCCCTCATCAGCAGGCAGATCCACAGCCAAGCATCAAC GTATTTGGGCCCGATGCAAGAGAAGGTGGAGGCACTGAAGGAGGAGATGGTGCGTCTTTACCCGGATTCAACCGCAGAGGAGTGGATAGAGGAGCACGTCAGCCCTGTGATGGCTCCTCTGCAGAGGATAACGGAggacttcacttcctgtctgaatGAAACGCAGCCTTAG